A part of Pararhizobium sp. A13 genomic DNA contains:
- a CDS encoding RNA polymerase sigma factor, with product MPHAPDEGSRVRGASPPNAETFENQVLSLVPSLRRYSRSLAKSDSDGEDLLQDCVEKVLVRRGQWRGINLRAWAFTIMTNLYRDRHRRLIQHPSVELDDTLGLTAEDVSGDPLEKTRLQQALNALTPDYRAVLMLVVVEGYAYQDVADMLSIPIGTVMSRLSRARRQMAAHLAEDNIVTLRRPK from the coding sequence ATGCCGCACGCCCCTGATGAGGGTTCTCGCGTGAGGGGGGCAAGCCCCCCTAACGCGGAGACGTTTGAAAACCAGGTCCTGTCGTTGGTGCCGTCGCTGCGCCGCTATTCCCGCAGCCTTGCCAAGTCCGACAGTGACGGCGAAGACCTTTTGCAGGATTGCGTCGAGAAGGTTCTTGTCCGCCGCGGCCAGTGGCGCGGCATCAACCTGCGTGCCTGGGCTTTTACGATCATGACCAATCTCTACCGCGACCGCCACCGCCGCCTCATCCAGCATCCATCCGTCGAACTGGACGATACGCTGGGTCTGACGGCGGAGGATGTTTCCGGCGATCCGCTGGAAAAAACGCGGCTGCAGCAGGCGCTGAACGCGCTGACGCCGGACTATCGCGCCGTACTGATGCTCGTGGTTGTCGAGGGATATGCCTATCAGGACGTCGCCGACATGCTGTCGATCCCGATCGGCACCGTTATGTCGCGCCTGTCACGGGCACGCCGGCAGATGGCCGCGCACCTTGCTGAGGACAATATTGTTACGCTGCGGAGACCGAAATGA
- a CDS encoding anti-sigma factor produces MTDEHTPVTEADLHAFVDGRLDDDRRRRVELFLKDHPQEAAEVQQWQAQAKDLKAAFSSYARFGENDRTLLNSKTQPATLASFRRGAGLLAASLLLFLSGAAAGIYADRFYAGSPPVETASALESLPGQSKTAFLVYASEKRHPVEVGADEEAHLVAWLGKRLDYKLVAPDLRSQGFSLVGGRLVPVNGRAGAMLMYQDAAGQRLTVLLGKNPENGETSFRFESSGSVETFYWIDGEIGYAVTGEVTRAKLQAIAEECYRQFES; encoded by the coding sequence ATGACAGACGAACACACCCCGGTCACCGAAGCCGACCTGCATGCCTTCGTCGATGGACGTCTCGACGATGACCGCCGGCGTCGGGTCGAACTCTTCCTGAAAGACCATCCGCAAGAAGCCGCCGAGGTTCAGCAATGGCAGGCGCAGGCCAAGGACCTGAAGGCTGCGTTTTCCAGCTATGCCCGTTTCGGCGAGAACGATCGCACCCTCCTGAATTCCAAGACGCAACCCGCGACGTTGGCATCCTTCCGGCGCGGCGCCGGCCTGCTTGCCGCATCGCTGCTGCTCTTCCTGTCCGGTGCCGCTGCGGGCATCTACGCCGACAGATTCTACGCGGGAAGCCCGCCGGTCGAGACCGCCTCGGCACTCGAAAGCCTTCCGGGCCAGTCGAAAACGGCATTTCTCGTCTATGCCAGCGAAAAGCGTCATCCGGTCGAGGTCGGCGCCGACGAAGAGGCCCATCTGGTCGCCTGGCTCGGCAAACGCCTCGACTACAAACTCGTCGCGCCCGATCTCCGGTCCCAGGGTTTCTCGCTTGTCGGCGGCAGGCTTGTGCCCGTCAATGGCAGGGCCGGCGCGATGCTGATGTATCAGGACGCCGCTGGGCAACGGCTCACGGTCCTTCTCGGCAAGAACCCGGAAAACGGCGAAACCAGTTTCAGATTCGAATCCTCGGGGTCCGTTGAGACATTCTACTGGATCGACGGCGAGATCGGCTACGCGGTCACCGGCGAAGTCACCCGCGCAAAACTGCAGGCGATCGCGGAGGAATGCTACCGGCAGTTCGAGAGCTAA
- a CDS encoding EAL domain-containing protein, whose amino-acid sequence MDLSNESVVGFEVLARWVDPALPAIGPVQFIPAAERYGLIGPLTRQILSKGCTEALQFPGEPILAFNLSPIQFRDPDLFDFVIAVIEPTGFPLRRVHIEMTESALIGDDGVALTTVQRFKSVGIAVALDDFGTGFASLTRLHAFPFETLKIDASFVQTMETDPGSRKIVASVIGLGQSLGMTIVAEGVETEQQATILRRLGCDIAQGWLFGKPAPAPEIVRSFPSHAGGMPRKSTCVSPLQRFHQLEALYKDAPIALGFADLDLRYVSVNDRLAQILGLPAADIVGHPVSEKLPARHKMAMTRLLQRVIDERSIKSHEYSDRASGRSYLISCQCVCDDVGDAIGLSIAAIDITQRKAAQVALKADEEHFRRSVELSPNVAWAAKPSGEVDYMSPALGAGEASAMADRITDWYARMHEQDRARVRQEWLAWLPSQQPFSTEFRIKWNDGEWRWVLSRAKPFFNSRGHLERWYGVISDISDQKILEATVARMASLPQENAPAAQILKLFR is encoded by the coding sequence GTGGATCTATCGAACGAGTCGGTCGTCGGTTTCGAGGTTCTGGCGCGATGGGTCGACCCCGCTTTGCCAGCGATTGGTCCTGTCCAATTCATTCCGGCTGCTGAACGGTACGGCTTAATCGGGCCGCTTACGCGGCAAATTCTTAGCAAGGGATGCACTGAGGCTCTTCAATTTCCCGGTGAACCGATCCTTGCATTCAATCTCTCGCCGATTCAATTTCGCGATCCGGATCTTTTCGATTTCGTCATTGCGGTTATCGAACCGACAGGATTTCCTTTGCGACGCGTCCATATCGAGATGACCGAAAGCGCCTTGATCGGCGATGACGGGGTTGCTCTTACGACCGTCCAGCGGTTCAAATCTGTGGGAATAGCCGTCGCACTGGACGATTTCGGAACAGGGTTTGCCAGTCTAACCAGGCTCCATGCGTTTCCGTTTGAGACGCTTAAGATCGATGCCAGTTTCGTCCAGACGATGGAAACCGACCCAGGCAGTCGTAAGATTGTGGCCTCTGTCATCGGACTCGGCCAAAGTCTAGGGATGACGATTGTTGCAGAGGGTGTAGAAACCGAGCAACAAGCCACCATCCTCCGGCGCCTGGGATGTGACATCGCTCAAGGCTGGCTATTTGGCAAACCAGCGCCCGCGCCGGAAATCGTCAGATCGTTTCCGTCCCACGCTGGAGGCATGCCGAGGAAATCGACGTGCGTTTCGCCCTTGCAAAGATTCCATCAGTTGGAAGCATTGTACAAAGACGCGCCAATCGCGCTTGGATTCGCAGATCTCGATCTCAGATACGTCAGCGTCAACGACCGGCTGGCGCAAATTCTTGGTCTGCCGGCAGCCGACATAGTCGGCCATCCTGTATCGGAGAAATTGCCTGCGCGTCACAAGATGGCAATGACTCGTCTGCTTCAGCGCGTCATAGACGAACGTTCAATCAAATCCCACGAATACAGCGACAGGGCATCGGGGCGCTCTTATCTCATCTCCTGCCAATGCGTTTGCGACGACGTGGGTGATGCGATTGGATTGTCAATCGCTGCAATCGACATTACGCAACGCAAAGCGGCACAGGTCGCACTGAAGGCAGACGAGGAACACTTCCGTCGTTCCGTGGAGCTTAGTCCGAATGTCGCATGGGCGGCGAAGCCATCAGGTGAAGTGGACTACATGAGTCCGGCGCTCGGGGCTGGCGAAGCAAGCGCGATGGCTGATAGAATTACTGACTGGTATGCGCGAATGCACGAACAAGACAGGGCGAGGGTAAGGCAGGAATGGCTCGCATGGCTCCCGTCTCAACAGCCGTTTTCAACCGAATTCCGTATAAAATGGAACGACGGCGAATGGCGTTGGGTGTTGAGCCGGGCAAAGCCTTTTTTCAATTCAAGGGGTCACTTGGAACGATGGTACGGTGTCATCAGCGATATCAGCGACCAAAAGATCCTGGAGGCGACAGTCGCTCGAATGGCAAGCTTGCCTCAGGAAAATGCCCCAGCCGCACAGATCTTGAAGTTGTTTCGCTGA
- a CDS encoding SRPBCC family protein — MTQALTITADGERCIVMTRSFDAPSQLVFDAFTKPELVKRWLKGPDGWEMPVCEIDLRVGGRFRYVWRRNSDGVDMGMGGTYREIEAPRRIAHTELFDQDWTGGEADVTTSFAETAGKTTVTTAILYSSAAARDAVLKSPMESGVAASYDRLEKILPELKKRAA, encoded by the coding sequence ATGACACAGGCTTTGACAATCACCGCCGATGGCGAGCGCTGCATCGTCATGACACGGTCGTTCGATGCGCCGAGCCAACTGGTCTTTGACGCCTTCACCAAGCCGGAACTGGTCAAGCGCTGGCTGAAGGGTCCGGATGGCTGGGAAATGCCGGTCTGCGAGATCGACCTGCGGGTCGGCGGACGCTTCCGCTACGTCTGGCGCCGGAATTCCGATGGTGTCGACATGGGCATGGGCGGTACCTACCGCGAGATCGAGGCACCGAGGCGCATCGCCCATACCGAGCTTTTCGACCAGGACTGGACGGGTGGCGAGGCGGATGTGACGACAAGCTTCGCGGAGACGGCCGGGAAAACGACGGTGACCACGGCGATCCTCTATTCGTCCGCCGCCGCCCGCGATGCCGTCCTGAAGTCGCCGATGGAATCGGGCGTCGCCGCAAGCTACGACCGGCTTGAGAAGATTCTGCCGGAGTTGAAAAAGCGGGCAGCCTGA
- a CDS encoding metalloregulator ArsR/SmtB family transcription factor, with the protein MQATHQLDMTFAALADPTRRAILARLASGEASVLELAAPFSISQPAISKHLKVLEGAGLISRGREAQRRPCRLEAKPLSEATAWLENYRHFWEGQFQRLDALLDEMKAIQPGVATHGDEDT; encoded by the coding sequence ATGCAGGCGACCCATCAATTGGACATGACGTTTGCGGCTCTTGCCGACCCGACGCGCCGGGCCATTCTCGCGCGCCTGGCTTCCGGCGAGGCTTCGGTGCTGGAGCTTGCAGCGCCGTTTTCGATAAGCCAGCCGGCGATTTCCAAGCATCTGAAGGTGCTGGAAGGCGCCGGCCTGATTTCGCGCGGCCGCGAAGCGCAGCGCCGGCCATGCCGGCTGGAGGCCAAGCCGTTGTCGGAAGCGACGGCGTGGCTCGAAAACTATCGTCATTTCTGGGAGGGCCAGTTCCAGCGCCTCGACGCCTTGCTGGACGAAATGAAGGCCATTCAACCGGGCGTCGCAACGCACGGAGATGAGGATACATGA
- a CDS encoding nitrile hydratase accessory protein has protein sequence MNAHEPSNLLAGSPQLPKSPEGDPVFAEPWQAEAFAMTVRLHEKGVFSWSEWAEVLSQELYRPGRQADGSDYFDCWVAALSRLVTELSIASESQLDQLTRSWQRAAEATPHGQPILLENDPAR, from the coding sequence TTGAACGCGCATGAACCTTCAAACCTTCTGGCGGGTTCGCCGCAACTGCCGAAGTCGCCGGAAGGCGATCCGGTCTTTGCTGAGCCATGGCAGGCCGAAGCCTTCGCCATGACCGTGCGCCTGCATGAGAAGGGCGTGTTTTCCTGGAGCGAGTGGGCCGAGGTGCTGTCGCAGGAGCTTTACAGGCCGGGCCGCCAGGCGGATGGCAGCGATTATTTCGACTGCTGGGTTGCGGCCCTGTCGCGCCTGGTGACGGAGTTGTCGATCGCGTCAGAGTCACAGCTCGACCAACTGACGCGAAGCTGGCAGAGAGCGGCGGAAGCGACGCCGCACGGCCAGCCGATCCTTCTGGAAAACGACCCGGCCCGCTGA
- the nthB gene encoding nitrile hydratase subunit beta — MNGAQDLGGQHGLGPVAPEKDEPYFHAEWEKRALGLTLSCGAFGAWTIDESRHARESLPPATYLSASYYEIWIRALKTLLKRHGFVSAEELAQGQMLEKGRKPKRILTEDMVPGVLAKGGPCDRPVAHAPVFAVGQQVRTRNFNPETHTRLPRYARAKTGLVEAVQGSFVFPDDNAHGKGENPQWVYTVVFDAGEIWGEGADPSLTVSIDAWESYLERA, encoded by the coding sequence ATGAACGGCGCGCAGGACCTTGGTGGGCAGCATGGTCTCGGCCCGGTCGCGCCGGAAAAGGACGAGCCCTATTTTCATGCCGAATGGGAAAAGCGTGCGCTCGGGCTGACGCTCTCCTGCGGCGCCTTCGGTGCCTGGACGATCGACGAAAGCAGACATGCCCGCGAAAGCCTGCCGCCGGCGACCTATCTCTCTGCCAGCTATTATGAAATCTGGATACGGGCGCTGAAAACGCTGCTGAAACGGCATGGTTTCGTCTCTGCGGAGGAACTGGCGCAAGGCCAAATGTTGGAAAAGGGCCGGAAACCGAAGCGGATTTTGACGGAGGATATGGTGCCGGGCGTATTGGCCAAGGGCGGTCCGTGTGACCGGCCCGTGGCTCATGCCCCGGTATTCGCGGTCGGCCAGCAAGTGCGGACCAGGAACTTCAATCCCGAGACCCATACGCGGTTGCCGCGCTATGCGCGCGCGAAAACGGGCCTCGTCGAGGCGGTGCAGGGCTCGTTCGTCTTTCCCGACGACAATGCGCACGGAAAGGGCGAGAACCCGCAATGGGTGTATACGGTTGTCTTCGACGCCGGCGAAATCTGGGGCGAGGGCGCCGATCCGTCGCTGACGGTTTCGATCGATGCCTGGGAGAGCTATCTTGAACGCGCATGA
- the nthA gene encoding nitrile hydratase subunit alpha, producing MHDHDDHDHHDNHFSDMQARVKALETVLTQKGLIDPAAIDAIVETYETKVGPRNGARVVAKAWSEPDFADWLARDATAAIASLDYTGRQGEHMRAVFNTPETHNLVVCTLCSCYPWAVLGLPPVWYKAPPYRSRAVINPRGVLEEFGLTLHETKKIRVWDSTAELRYIVIPERPEGTEGLDQEALADLVTRDSMIGTGLAKQVGDTQ from the coding sequence ATGCACGATCACGACGACCACGACCATCACGACAACCATTTTTCCGATATGCAGGCGCGGGTAAAGGCGCTGGAGACGGTGCTGACGCAGAAGGGGCTGATCGACCCGGCGGCGATCGACGCGATCGTCGAGACTTACGAAACGAAGGTCGGCCCACGCAACGGTGCCCGTGTCGTTGCCAAGGCCTGGAGTGAGCCCGATTTTGCCGATTGGCTGGCCCGCGACGCGACGGCGGCGATCGCCAGCCTCGATTATACCGGTCGGCAGGGCGAACATATGCGGGCGGTGTTCAACACCCCGGAGACGCACAACCTTGTGGTCTGCACGCTATGCTCGTGTTACCCTTGGGCGGTGCTTGGCCTCCCGCCAGTCTGGTACAAGGCGCCGCCTTATCGTTCACGCGCAGTGATCAATCCACGCGGCGTACTTGAGGAATTTGGGCTAACCCTGCATGAAACAAAGAAAATCCGCGTCTGGGATTCGACGGCAGAGCTGCGTTACATCGTCATTCCGGAGCGGCCGGAGGGAACGGAAGGGCTCGATCAGGAGGCGCTTGCCGATCTGGTGACGCGCGATTCGATGATCGGAACGGGTCTCGCGAAACAAGTGGGAGACACCCAATGA